A genomic region of Zea mays cultivar B73 chromosome 6, Zm-B73-REFERENCE-NAM-5.0, whole genome shotgun sequence contains the following coding sequences:
- the LOC103629735 gene encoding exopolygalacturonase-like — MACTDNAMRALFLLVLFCIVHGEKEESKGIDAKASGPGGSFDITKLGASGNGKTDSTKAVQEAWASACGGTGKQTILIPKGDFLVGQLNFTGPCKGDVTIQVDGNLLATTDLSQYKEHGNWIEILRVDNLVITGKGNLDGQGPAVWSKNSCTKKYDCKILPNSLVMDFVNNGEVSGITLLNSKFFHMNMYQCKNMLIKDVTVTAPGDSPNTDGIHMGDSSGITITNTVIGVGDDCISIGPGTSKVNITGVTCGPGHGISIGSLGRYKDEKDVTDINVKDCTLKKTMFGVRIKAYEDAASVLTVSKIHYENIKMEDSANPIFIDMKYCPNKLCTANGASKVTVKDITFKNITGTSSTPEAISLLCTAKVPCTGVTMDDVNVEYSGTNNKTMAICTNAKGSTKGCLKELACF, encoded by the coding sequence ATGGCGTGCACAGACAATGCGATGAGAGCCTTGTTCCTCCTGGTCCTCTTCTGCATCGTGCATGGTGAGAAGGAAGAGTCAAAGGGCATCGATGCGAAAGCGTCCGGGCCTGGTGGGTCCTTCGACATCACCAAGTTGGGCGCCTCCGGCAATGGCAAGACAGACAGCACGAAGGCTGTGCAGGAGGCATGGGCATCGGCGTGCGGCGGCACTGGGAAGCAGACAATCCTCATACCCAAGGGCGACTTCCTTGTCGGACAACTCAACTTCACAGGCCCTTGCAAGGGCGACGTGACCATCCAGGTGGATGGCAATCTGCTGGCGACCACGGACCTAAGCCAGTACAAGGAACATGGTAATTGGATCGAGATTCTACGCGTGGATAACCTGGTCATCACCGGCAAGGGAAACCTTGACGGGCAGGGCCCAGCCGTGTGGAGCAAGAACTCCTGCACCAAGAAGTACGACTGCAAGATCCTTCCCAACTCGCTGGTGATGGACTTCGTGAACAACGGGGAGGTGTCCGGGATCACGCTGCTCAACTCCAAGTTCTTCCACATGAACATGTACCAGTGCAAGAACATGCTGATCAAGGACGTGACCGTGACGGCGCCCGGGGACAGCCCCAACACGGATGGCATCCACATGGGCGACTCATCCGGGATCACCATCACCAACACCGTCATTGGCGTCGGCGACGACTGCATCTCCATCGGCCCTGGGACCTCCAAGGTGAACATCACTGGCGTGACCTGCGGCCCCGGCCACGGCATCAGCATCGGCAGCCTAGGGCGGTACAAGGACGAGAAGGACGTCACGGACATCaacgtcaaggattgcactcttaAGAAGACAATGTTCGGCGTCCGCATCAAGGCGTACGAGGACGCCGCCTCCGTGCTCACCGTCTCCAAGATCCACTACGAGAATATCAAGATGGAGGACTCAGCCAACCCCATCTTCATCGACATGAAGTACTGCCCCAACAAGTTGTGTACTGCCAACGGCGCCTCCAAGGTCACCGTCAAGGACATCACCTTCAAGAACATCACTGGCACCTCCTCCACCCCGGAGGCCATTAGCCTGCTCTGCACTGCCAAGGTCCCATGCACCGGCGTCACCATGGATGACGTCAACGTCGAGTATAGTGGCACCAACAACAAGACCATGGCTATATGCACGAACgccaagggcagcaccaagggttGCCTCAAGGAGCTTGCATGCTTCTAG
- the LOC103629734 gene encoding exopolygalacturonase precursor, whose protein sequence is MACTDNAMRALFLLVLFCIVHGEKEESKGIDAKASGPGGSFDITKLGASGNGKTDSTKAVQEAWASACGGTGKQTILIPKGDFLVGQLNFTGPCKGDVTIQVDGNLLATTDLSQYKEHGNWIEILRVDNLVITGKGNLDGQGPAVWSKNSCTKKYDCKILPNSLVMDFVNNGEVSGVTLLNSKFFHMNMYQCKNMLIKDVTVTAPGDSPNTDGIHMGDSSGITITNTVIGVGDDCISIGPGTSKVNITGVTCGPGHGISIGSLGRYKDEKDVTDINVKDCTLKKTMFGVRIKAYEDAASVLTVSKIHYENIKMEDSANPIFIDMKYCPNKLCTANGASKVTVKDVTFKNITGTSSTPEAISLLCTAKVPCTGVTMDDVNVEYSGTNNKTMAICTNAKGSTKGCLKELACF, encoded by the coding sequence ATGGCGTGCACAGACAATGCGATGAGAGCCTTGTTCCTCCTGGTCCTCTTCTGCATCGTGCATGGTGAGAAGGAAGAGTCAAAGGGCATCGATGCGAAAGCGTCCGGGCCTGGTGGGTCCTTCGACATCACCAAGTTGGGCGCCTCCGGCAATGGCAAGACAGACAGCACGAAGGCTGTGCAGGAGGCATGGGCATCGGCGTGCGGCGGCACTGGGAAGCAGACAATCCTCATACCCAAGGGCGACTTCCTTGTCGGACAACTCAACTTCACAGGCCCTTGCAAGGGCGACGTGACCATCCAGGTGGATGGCAATCTGCTGGCGACCACGGACCTAAGCCAGTACAAGGAACATGGTAATTGGATCGAGATTCTACGCGTGGATAACCTGGTCATCACCGGCAAGGGAAACCTTGACGGGCAGGGCCCAGCCGTGTGGAGCAAGAACTCCTGCACCAAGAAGTATGACTGCAAGATCCTTCCCAACTCGCTGGTGATGGACTTCGTGAACAACGGGGAGGTGTCCGGGGTCACGCTGCTCAACTCCAAGTTCTTCCACATGAACATGTACCAGTGCAAGAACATGCTGATCAAGGACGTGACCGTGACGGCGCCCGGGGACAGCCCCAACACGGATGGCATCCACATGGGCGACTCATCCGGGATCACCATCACCAACACCGTCATTGGCGTCGGCGACGACTGCATCTCCATCGGCCCTGGGACCTCCAAGGTGAACATCACTGGCGTGACCTGCGGCCCCGGCCACGGCATCAGCATCGGCAGCCTAGGGCGGTACAAGGACGAGAAGGACGTCACGGACATCaacgtcaaggattgcactcttaAGAAGACAATGTTCGGCGTCCGCATCAAGGCGTACGAGGACGCCGCCTCCGTGCTCACCGTCTCCAAGATCCACTACGAGAATATCAAGATGGAGGACTCAGCCAACCCCATCTTCATCGACATGAAGTACTGCCCCAACAAGTTGTGTACCGCCAACGGCGCCTCCAAGGTCACCGTCAAGGACGTCACCTTCAAGAACATCACTGGCACCTCCTCCACCCCGGAGGCCATTAGCCTGCTCTGCACTGCCAAGGTCCCATGCACCGGCGTCACCATGGATGACGTCAACGTCGAGTATAGCGGCACCAACAACAAGACCATGGCTATATGCACGAACgccaagggcagcaccaagggttGCCTCAAGGAGCTTGCATGCTTCTAG